A single region of the Chryseobacterium culicis genome encodes:
- a CDS encoding T9SS type A sorting domain-containing protein, whose translation MRKILFCLMAILVSSNFYSQVNISATAGTATGTYTTLKGAFDAINAGTHQGAITISITANTTETATASLNASGGATSYTSVAIKPATGVTATISGDIASAPLVRIQGSNITLDGSNAASGTTRDLTLTNTSTTAPQVLTFIAASAAAANTNIMVKNLNIINGMNNSSALVMYDGAATPTGGFFNNVTIQNNAVKKAYMGIYLFAATAAGNGANTLVTGNDISASGADANRLGGIYVQGADGVTVSNNTLGNFETTNAEIKRGIWFATATVNSSIISNTITNLGYTGTGAGGASGITITSGSTGASAVANIMVSGNTISNFNSSGTGSLFTGIYAGGTLTTGMTIINNKINGVKNTNVSGYGAQGIYLSTTSLISNTLVANNIVSGVAGYGYATTGGVNDNGNGIVVAAGGGYKLYYNTVVMNVSQTVAGRPSALNITSGVTGAGGIDIRNNLFVNTQTQAGDRYAIYAGAASSVFSTINYNNFYSSGTNLGYIGGLAKATLADIQAGFGGNVNSLNVLPVFVSATDFHLSATGNAALDNKGTPVVEVTLDADGNIRNALTPDLGSFEFTAAVLAVNEAAKKNTVNVYPNPVVDYLYINNDSRIKDIEVYNVSGQRILSETINAEKGSVDLRRAAAGVYILKVNTEKGSQSLKIIKK comes from the coding sequence ATGAGAAAAATTCTATTTTGTTTGATGGCAATTTTGGTTTCATCAAATTTTTATTCGCAAGTAAATATTTCTGCTACGGCAGGAACAGCTACAGGAACCTATACTACGTTAAAAGGCGCATTTGATGCTATTAACGCAGGAACACATCAGGGGGCAATTACAATCAGTATCACAGCAAACACAACGGAAACGGCAACAGCCAGTCTGAATGCCAGTGGCGGAGCAACAAGTTATACTTCTGTTGCCATAAAGCCTGCCACAGGAGTTACGGCAACTATTTCCGGGGATATTGCCAGTGCGCCTTTAGTGAGAATACAGGGGAGTAATATTACCCTGGACGGAAGCAATGCAGCTTCAGGAACTACAAGAGATCTTACCCTTACCAACACTTCTACTACAGCACCGCAGGTCCTTACATTCATAGCGGCTTCTGCAGCTGCAGCCAATACTAATATTATGGTTAAAAACCTTAATATTATCAACGGAATGAATAATTCGTCAGCTTTGGTGATGTATGACGGAGCAGCAACACCTACGGGAGGCTTCTTTAACAATGTTACTATTCAGAATAATGCTGTGAAGAAAGCTTATATGGGAATTTATTTATTTGCTGCTACAGCTGCTGGTAATGGAGCTAATACATTGGTTACAGGTAATGATATAAGTGCTTCGGGAGCAGATGCCAACCGTCTTGGAGGAATTTATGTTCAGGGTGCCGATGGAGTAACAGTAAGTAATAATACATTAGGTAACTTTGAAACGACCAATGCTGAAATTAAAAGAGGGATCTGGTTTGCCACAGCAACAGTCAATTCTTCAATTATTTCAAATACCATTACCAATCTTGGGTATACCGGAACGGGTGCGGGAGGAGCTTCCGGCATAACGATCACCTCAGGGAGTACAGGAGCCTCTGCAGTAGCCAATATTATGGTAAGTGGAAATACGATTTCCAATTTTAATTCCAGTGGAACAGGAAGTTTGTTTACAGGTATTTATGCAGGAGGTACATTGACAACCGGAATGACCATTATTAATAATAAAATAAATGGAGTTAAAAACACTAATGTATCAGGGTACGGAGCTCAGGGAATTTATCTGTCCACAACAAGTCTTATCTCCAATACATTAGTGGCCAACAATATCGTCAGTGGTGTCGCCGGATATGGATATGCAACAACAGGAGGAGTAAATGACAATGGAAACGGGATTGTTGTCGCTGCAGGAGGCGGATATAAACTTTATTATAATACCGTTGTCATGAATGTCAGCCAGACTGTTGCAGGAAGACCCTCTGCTTTAAATATTACAAGTGGGGTGACTGGTGCAGGAGGTATTGATATCAGAAACAATCTTTTTGTCAATACCCAGACTCAGGCAGGCGACAGATACGCTATTTATGCGGGAGCTGCCAGTAGTGTTTTTTCTACTATTAATTATAATAATTTCTATTCTTCCGGTACCAATCTTGGGTATATTGGAGGATTGGCAAAAGCTACTCTTGCTGATATCCAGGCGGGATTCGGAGGAAATGTAAACTCATTGAATGTGCTGCCGGTATTCGTATCAGCAACTGATTTCCATTTGTCAGCCACAGGGAATGCAGCTCTTGATAATAAGGGAACTCCGGTAGTTGAAGTAACACTGGATGCAGATGGCAATATAAGAAATGCTTTAACACCAGACCTCGGAAGTTTTGAATTCACAGCAGCTGTATTGGCAGTAAATGAAGCTGCGAAAAAGAATACAGTGAATGTTTATCCGAACCCTGTTGTGGATTACCTATATATCAATAATGACAGTAGAATTAAAGATATTGAAGTGTATAATGTTTCAGGCCAGAGAATTCTCAGCGAAACCATTAACGCTGAAAAAGGCTCTGTAGATTTGAGACGTGCTGCTGCAGGAGTTTATATTTTAAAAGTGAATACAGAAAAAGGATCACAGTCTTTAAAAATTATTAAAAAATAA
- the dusB gene encoding tRNA dihydrouridine synthase DusB, which translates to MIKIGNIELPEFPLLLAPMEDVSDPPFRRLCKMHGADLMYSEFISSEGLIRDAIKSRKKLDIFDYERPVGIQIFGGDEEAMAMSARIVETVNPDLVDINFGCPVKKVVCKGAGAGVLKDIDLMVRLTKAVVSSTHLPVTVKTRLGWDSTSINIDEVAERLQETGIKALTIHARTRAQMYKGEADWEHISRIKQNPNIEIPIFGNGDIDSAEKALEYKQKYACDGIMIGRAAIGYPWIFNEIKHFFTTGEHLPEPTISDRLLAVRQHAEWSAEWKGERLGLVEMRQHYSNYFRGIPHFKEFRKKFLEVFTMEEMNSLIKETQQFYEEYQAQL; encoded by the coding sequence ATGATAAAAATAGGCAACATAGAACTGCCGGAATTTCCACTTTTGCTGGCTCCAATGGAAGACGTAAGTGATCCTCCGTTCAGACGTTTGTGTAAAATGCACGGTGCAGATTTAATGTATTCGGAATTTATTTCTTCCGAAGGGTTAATTCGTGACGCTATCAAGAGTCGTAAAAAGCTGGATATTTTCGATTATGAAAGACCAGTGGGGATACAGATTTTTGGTGGAGATGAAGAAGCAATGGCTATGTCCGCAAGAATTGTTGAAACGGTAAACCCGGATCTTGTAGATATTAATTTTGGATGCCCGGTAAAAAAAGTTGTCTGCAAAGGAGCAGGAGCTGGTGTACTGAAAGATATTGATCTGATGGTTCGTCTTACCAAAGCCGTGGTAAGCTCTACTCACCTGCCTGTAACGGTAAAAACCCGTTTAGGATGGGACAGTACCAGCATTAATATTGATGAAGTGGCAGAACGTCTGCAGGAAACCGGAATCAAAGCTCTTACGATACATGCAAGAACCCGTGCTCAGATGTATAAGGGTGAAGCAGACTGGGAGCATATTTCAAGAATTAAACAAAATCCTAATATTGAGATTCCAATTTTTGGAAATGGTGATATAGATTCTGCTGAAAAAGCATTAGAATATAAACAAAAGTATGCATGTGACGGCATCATGATTGGGCGTGCTGCTATTGGATATCCATGGATATTTAACGAAATCAAACATTTCTTTACAACAGGAGAACATTTACCTGAACCTACAATTTCAGACCGATTACTGGCTGTTCGCCAACATGCAGAATGGAGTGCTGAATGGAAAGGAGAAAGATTGGGATTGGTTGAAATGAGACAGCATTACAGCAATTATTTCAGAGGGATTCCTCATTTCAAGGAATTTAGAAAAAAATTCCTGGAAGTTTTCACTATGGAAGAAATGAACAGTCTGATCAAAGAGACCCAACAATTCTACGAAGAATACCAGGCTCAGCTATAA
- the deoC gene encoding deoxyribose-phosphate aldolase: MNIAQYLDSTYLKTPEQSGISHEETLQKDKELAQEAIDNGIFAVMIRPDYVSEIKKYIQERNSNVVVGTVIGFHEGTYSIDEKLAEASKAIEDGADELDFVINYTAYLQGNIELVREEFVKCTRLSLEHHKIAKWIIEIAALTDEQIADLTKKISTWAEENFSENQLSKIFVKSSTGFYQTAEGKPNGATFEGITIMLNNAGKLPVKAAGGVRTPEDAEKMITMGVKRIGTSSALGLIKNESSSEGY, from the coding sequence ATGAACATAGCCCAATATTTGGATTCAACTTACCTGAAAACACCAGAACAATCAGGTATTTCCCACGAAGAAACACTTCAAAAAGATAAAGAACTTGCTCAGGAAGCAATAGATAATGGTATTTTTGCCGTGATGATTCGACCGGATTACGTATCTGAGATCAAGAAATATATCCAGGAAAGAAATTCAAATGTTGTAGTAGGAACTGTAATAGGTTTCCACGAAGGAACGTATTCTATTGATGAGAAACTTGCAGAAGCTTCAAAAGCAATAGAAGACGGAGCAGATGAATTGGATTTTGTTATTAATTATACAGCTTATCTACAGGGAAATATAGAACTGGTAAGAGAAGAGTTTGTAAAATGTACAAGATTATCTCTTGAGCATCATAAAATTGCAAAATGGATTATTGAAATCGCGGCATTAACTGATGAACAAATTGCAGATCTTACTAAAAAGATTTCTACCTGGGCAGAAGAGAATTTCTCTGAAAATCAACTGTCGAAAATTTTTGTTAAGTCATCAACAGGATTTTACCAAACTGCCGAAGGAAAGCCTAATGGAGCAACCTTTGAAGGAATCACCATAATGCTCAACAATGCTGGGAAACTTCCTGTAAAAGCAGCTGGAGGAGTAAGAACTCCTGAAGATGCTGAAAAAATGATTACAATGGGAGTTAAAAGAATTGGAACCTCTTCAGCGCTGGGATTAATTAAAAACGAATCTTCATCAGAAGGATATTAA
- a CDS encoding Lrp/AsnC ligand binding domain-containing protein, with protein sequence MKNSSNTSYHLDSIDKEIIYMLMDNAKTSLAHISKNVGISTTAVHQRIKKLEHAGVIENSISFLNPKKIGYKVISYIGVFLDQPSHYPEVVKSLHDINEVVEAHYTTGNYTIFLKVLCKDNDHLMQILSKLQKLKGVTRTETFISLEQGIYRQLKV encoded by the coding sequence ATGAAAAATTCGAGCAACACAAGCTACCATTTAGATTCTATTGACAAAGAAATCATCTACATGTTGATGGACAATGCTAAAACATCTTTAGCCCACATTTCAAAAAATGTTGGAATTTCCACAACGGCGGTGCATCAAAGAATCAAAAAACTCGAACATGCAGGAGTTATTGAAAATTCAATATCATTTCTTAACCCTAAGAAAATTGGATATAAGGTGATTTCCTACATCGGGGTATTTCTGGATCAGCCAAGCCATTATCCGGAAGTGGTAAAATCTCTGCATGATATCAATGAAGTAGTGGAGGCCCACTATACTACAGGAAATTATACTATTTTCCTGAAAGTTCTTTGTAAAGACAACGATCATTTAATGCAGATTCTTAGCAAGCTTCAAAAGCTGAAAGGAGTAACAAGAACGGAAACTTTTATATCTTTGGAACAAGGTATTTACAGACAACTGAAAGTATAA
- a CDS encoding endonuclease/exonuclease/phosphatase family protein, producing MELFSFYNVENLFLPDPKPVHKLDPTRSGLRNWDEKRYRNKLFKISHVFQLMKEDNDVLPFVIGLSEVSGRKVLEDLVEMEPFNSEYGIVHYNSMDERKVDVAMLYDKNKVEVIDSETITFFFEIVNKNTENYDTTRDVLFSKIKYKGEIINVFIAHLPSKREKDINKPKRAFILNEVRERIMKIVDADKEHVILCGDFNENPDDENLVQILYDNDHEKVLVNPFQQLFSTRNYSTFHYKSGLLYDQIIMSRSLLDNKTLAFQDAHIFNSEKIRSRTRNFEGRPFRTYAGTRYLGGYSDHFPVFVKFKNLH from the coding sequence ATGGAGCTGTTCTCTTTTTATAATGTTGAAAATTTATTTTTACCCGATCCGAAACCTGTCCACAAATTAGATCCTACCCGGTCAGGATTAAGGAATTGGGATGAAAAGAGATATAGAAACAAGCTTTTCAAAATCTCTCACGTATTTCAGTTGATGAAGGAGGATAATGATGTATTACCATTTGTAATAGGATTATCTGAAGTTTCCGGAAGGAAAGTTTTGGAAGATCTTGTAGAAATGGAACCCTTTAATTCGGAATATGGAATTGTACATTATAATTCCATGGACGAAAGAAAAGTGGATGTAGCCATGTTATATGATAAAAATAAAGTAGAGGTAATAGATTCAGAAACCATTACTTTCTTTTTTGAAATAGTAAATAAAAACACAGAAAATTACGACACAACCAGAGACGTACTTTTTTCAAAAATTAAATATAAAGGGGAAATTATTAATGTCTTTATCGCCCATCTTCCCTCTAAACGCGAAAAAGATATCAATAAGCCTAAAAGAGCCTTTATATTGAATGAAGTCCGCGAACGGATTATGAAAATAGTGGACGCAGATAAAGAGCACGTTATATTGTGTGGTGATTTTAACGAAAACCCGGATGATGAAAATTTAGTACAGATTCTCTATGACAATGACCATGAGAAGGTTTTAGTGAACCCTTTTCAGCAATTGTTTTCTACAAGAAATTATTCTACTTTTCATTATAAATCTGGATTGTTGTATGATCAGATCATTATGTCAAGATCTTTGCTTGATAATAAGACGCTGGCTTTTCAGGATGCCCATATATTTAATTCTGAAAAAATCCGCAGCAGAACCAGAAATTTTGAAGGACGGCCTTTCCGAACATATGCTGGTACACGGTATTTAGGAGGATATAGCGATCACTTTCCGGTTTTTGTAAAATTTAAAAATTTACATTAA
- the trmD gene encoding tRNA (guanosine(37)-N1)-methyltransferase TrmD: MRIDIISVLPELMESPFKTSILKRAMDKGLVEVHFHQLRDWAINKHRQIDDEPYGGGAGMVMMVEPLDKCISELKSQRNYDEVIYLTPDGVTLNQKIANSLSIKENLIFLCGHYKGIDQRVRDLHITKEISIGDYVLTGGELAACVLADSIIRLLPGVLNDEQSALTDSFQDDLLSPPIYTRPESYKGLEVPRILLSGNSGKIEEWRHDEAVRITKEKRPDLL; encoded by the coding sequence ATGAGAATTGACATAATAAGCGTACTTCCGGAATTGATGGAAAGTCCGTTCAAAACTTCTATTTTGAAAAGAGCGATGGATAAAGGGCTGGTAGAAGTACATTTTCATCAATTGAGAGACTGGGCGATTAATAAGCACAGACAAATTGATGACGAGCCTTACGGAGGCGGAGCAGGAATGGTAATGATGGTGGAGCCACTGGATAAATGTATTTCAGAGCTTAAGTCTCAAAGAAATTATGATGAAGTAATCTACCTGACGCCGGATGGTGTTACTTTGAACCAAAAAATTGCCAATTCACTTTCCATCAAAGAGAATCTGATCTTTCTTTGTGGGCATTACAAAGGAATCGACCAGAGAGTAAGAGATCTTCATATTACCAAAGAAATTTCAATTGGAGATTACGTTCTTACAGGCGGAGAGCTTGCAGCCTGTGTTTTGGCAGATTCAATCATCAGATTGCTTCCTGGCGTTTTAAATGATGAGCAGAGTGCTTTAACAGACAGTTTTCAGGACGATCTTCTTTCACCGCCTATCTATACAAGACCCGAAAGTTATAAAGGTCTGGAGGTTCCCAGAATCCTGTTAAGTGGGAATTCCGGAAAAATTGAAGAATGGCGTCATGATGAAGCAGTAAGAATCACAAAGGAAAAACGCCCCGATTTACTGTAA
- a CDS encoding NAD(P)/FAD-dependent oxidoreductase: protein METREKIIIIGGGFAGLQLAKTLNNKNKKVIVLDRMNHHMFQPLFYQVASGRIEPSNISFPFRKIFQQSRNTQFRMTEVKEIDPANHKVITDEAEFTYDKLIIATGCKTNFFGNKDLEGKAFGMKNTQEAISIRNHVLMTFEKLIIEKSRSDDGNWNIVIVGSGPTGVELAGAFAEMKKDILPRDYPYMNFDHLKIILVSSTEKPLAVMSSEAQEKSEKYLKDLGVTFMSGEVVTDYDGDKVHLKSGKEIPSNNVIWAAGVTGNVVGGFPEDKLVRNRYIVDRYNKIQGYDNIYAIGDIAYMETPKYPQGHPQVANVAINQAKNLGKNLLKKSREEWKEYEYDDKGSLATIGKHRAVVDLPFIKFQGFLAWYFWMFLHLMLILSVRNKLAIFFNWMWSYINKDSSLRLIIIPTKKNGTLQ from the coding sequence ATGGAAACACGCGAAAAAATCATCATTATTGGAGGAGGATTTGCGGGGCTGCAGCTTGCAAAAACATTGAATAACAAGAATAAAAAGGTCATTGTTCTCGATCGGATGAACCACCATATGTTTCAGCCGCTTTTTTATCAGGTAGCCTCAGGGAGGATAGAACCTTCCAACATTTCTTTTCCCTTCAGAAAGATTTTTCAGCAGTCCAGAAACACCCAGTTTCGTATGACAGAGGTGAAAGAAATAGATCCTGCCAATCATAAAGTGATTACCGATGAAGCAGAATTTACCTATGATAAACTCATCATTGCAACAGGGTGTAAAACTAATTTTTTCGGAAACAAAGATCTGGAAGGAAAAGCTTTCGGAATGAAAAATACCCAGGAAGCCATCAGCATCAGAAATCATGTTTTGATGACCTTTGAAAAACTGATTATTGAAAAAAGCCGAAGTGATGACGGTAACTGGAACATCGTTATCGTAGGAAGCGGACCAACAGGAGTAGAGTTGGCAGGAGCTTTTGCGGAAATGAAAAAAGACATCCTTCCAAGAGATTATCCTTATATGAACTTTGATCATCTGAAGATTATTCTCGTAAGTTCTACAGAAAAACCACTTGCTGTAATGAGCAGTGAAGCTCAGGAGAAATCCGAAAAATATCTTAAAGATCTTGGGGTCACTTTTATGAGCGGAGAAGTAGTGACAGATTATGACGGAGATAAAGTTCATTTGAAAAGTGGAAAAGAAATTCCTTCCAACAATGTCATCTGGGCAGCCGGAGTTACAGGAAATGTGGTAGGAGGTTTTCCGGAAGACAAATTAGTAAGAAACAGATATATTGTAGATCGATATAATAAAATACAGGGTTACGATAATATTTATGCTATCGGGGATATTGCCTATATGGAAACTCCTAAATATCCACAGGGACATCCTCAGGTAGCCAACGTAGCCATTAATCAGGCAAAAAATTTAGGTAAAAATCTTTTAAAGAAAAGTCGGGAAGAGTGGAAAGAATATGAGTATGATGACAAAGGCTCATTGGCAACGATTGGGAAGCACAGAGCTGTTGTGGATCTGCCATTTATAAAATTCCAGGGATTTCTGGCGTGGTATTTCTGGATGTTTCTCCATTTAATGCTAATTTTGAGCGTTCGAAATAAGCTGGCCATATTCTTCAACTGGATGTGGAGCTATATCAACAAAGATTCTTCTTTAAGATTAATTATTATACCTACTAAGAAAAACGGAACATTACAATGA
- a CDS encoding glycoside hydrolase family 25 protein, with protein MTPKKYTKKTAKQVHKSRRKKYFFRRWVILGILIVALVGTGFYLKQSVSYYYALYFNKFKHKKLHNSEKEAARIQRILASNLDKTYGFDVSHYQNREDIKWDSLSIGNKTIPLEYVVMRATMGNRSSDKHFDEFWESAKKHNLIRGAYHFYRADEDPVIQANNFLKNVKLESGDLPPILDIEKIPKRKTNKKLIEDLKIWCKIVEEAYGEKPIIYTYYHYYKDFLKGEFEGYPLWLANYNDVPSPSPDDEWDFWQFTENGIVHGINAKVDLDIYNGNSWSLKRLTLD; from the coding sequence ATGACACCAAAAAAGTACACCAAAAAAACTGCCAAACAAGTCCATAAATCCAGACGGAAGAAGTATTTTTTCCGAAGATGGGTGATATTGGGCATATTAATCGTAGCATTGGTGGGAACAGGATTTTATTTAAAACAGTCTGTAAGCTACTATTATGCGTTGTACTTTAATAAATTTAAGCATAAAAAACTTCACAACAGTGAAAAGGAAGCGGCAAGAATTCAGAGAATCCTGGCCAGCAATCTTGATAAAACCTATGGCTTTGATGTTTCCCATTATCAGAACCGGGAAGATATCAAATGGGACAGTCTCAGTATTGGAAATAAAACAATCCCGTTAGAATATGTTGTCATGCGCGCCACCATGGGAAACCGAAGTTCAGATAAGCATTTTGATGAATTCTGGGAAAGTGCGAAAAAGCATAATCTCATCCGCGGTGCCTACCATTTTTACAGAGCCGATGAAGATCCTGTGATCCAGGCAAATAATTTTTTAAAAAATGTAAAACTGGAGAGTGGAGATCTACCTCCCATTCTTGATATTGAAAAAATTCCAAAGCGTAAAACCAATAAAAAACTGATTGAAGATCTGAAAATATGGTGTAAAATTGTAGAAGAAGCCTATGGTGAAAAACCTATCATCTACACCTATTATCATTATTATAAAGATTTTCTGAAAGGTGAGTTTGAAGGCTATCCTTTATGGCTTGCCAATTACAATGATGTTCCGTCTCCTTCTCCCGATGATGAGTGGGATTTCTGGCAGTTTACAGAAAACGGAATTGTTCATGGGATCAATGCGAAAGTGGATCTTGATATTTATAATGGTAATTCGTGGTCGTTGAAAAGACTGACACTGGATTAG
- a CDS encoding 5' nucleotidase, NT5C type yields the protein MKKVIVDMDGVMADVYHQLVQFEKRDTGKEIEISDLTGKPEIESFPNGKKHVNEVGFFRTLPVMKGSREAMEYLNNKYDLYIVSAGMEFPNSLREKYDWLAEHFPFITWEQIVLCGSKKVVAGDVMIDDYPKNLDHFSGQRLIFTQPHNELIENDTYERVHSWEEVMEIL from the coding sequence ATGAAAAAAGTAATTGTCGACATGGACGGGGTAATGGCGGATGTATACCATCAGCTGGTACAATTTGAAAAAAGAGATACAGGAAAAGAAATTGAAATCAGTGATTTGACTGGTAAGCCTGAAATAGAGTCTTTTCCAAACGGGAAAAAACATGTAAATGAAGTAGGTTTTTTCAGAACCTTACCTGTGATGAAAGGAAGCCGTGAGGCAATGGAATATCTGAATAATAAATATGATCTGTATATTGTATCTGCAGGAATGGAATTTCCGAACAGCTTAAGAGAAAAATATGATTGGCTGGCAGAACATTTTCCGTTCATTACATGGGAGCAGATTGTTCTTTGCGGAAGTAAAAAAGTAGTTGCCGGAGATGTTATGATAGATGATTATCCAAAAAATCTGGATCATTTTTCAGGACAGAGATTGATATTTACCCAACCTCATAATGAACTGATAGAAAATGATACTTACGAAAGAGTTCATTCATGGGAAGAGGTTATGGAGATCCTTTAA
- a CDS encoding ABC-F family ATP-binding cassette domain-containing protein, translated as MNYVSAENLTKSYGIKVLFKDISFHINEGDKIAIVAKNGSGKSTLLKILMGKEIADSGTVIINKDIQVVLFDQEIDFDPKLSIEEFMMALDSEPILALKNYHQSLHSTDHDFIEKALADMEVHKAWDLENEMKQILSQLKITDLDAKMGTLSGGQIKRVALAKLLTETRAEHRHTLLIMDEPTNHLDVNMVEWLENYLNKAKITLLLVTHDRYFLDSVCDIIWEMEDQNLYFHNGSYATYLENKMIREENLNATIDKANNLYRKELEWMRRQPKARTTKSKSRIDAFYETEKVAKTDTRKDGLELDFEMKRLGNKILELKNIDKSFGPKVLLKDFSYQFQRGEKVGIIGKNGAGKSTLLNIIQGLEKADKGEIETGETISFGYFSQKGLTYKEDERVIDFIKEIAEFYPLANGKSLSASQFLRLFLFDDQTQYSPISKLSGGEKRRLHLMYILYQNPNFLIFDEPTNDLDLPTLTVLENFLQQFQGSLIIVSHDRYFMDRIVDHVLAFEGEGKIRDFVGNFSEYREARSREEALEKNTAVKPEPVKEAVSSAESTQPSHSKRKLTFKEQRELETIEKEMPALEEQRSKILDNLNNEADYEKIAKLSSELETVSEKLENHEMRWLELQELL; from the coding sequence ATGAATTACGTTTCTGCAGAAAATCTCACCAAATCTTACGGCATCAAAGTTTTGTTTAAAGACATTTCTTTTCATATTAATGAAGGAGATAAAATAGCTATTGTTGCCAAAAACGGAAGTGGAAAATCTACCCTTCTGAAAATATTAATGGGTAAGGAAATTGCAGACAGCGGAACTGTGATTATCAACAAAGATATCCAGGTAGTATTATTTGACCAGGAAATCGACTTTGATCCTAAGCTCAGCATTGAAGAATTTATGATGGCTCTTGATTCAGAACCTATCCTTGCGCTTAAAAACTATCATCAGTCACTTCATTCCACAGATCATGATTTTATTGAGAAAGCATTAGCGGATATGGAAGTTCATAAAGCATGGGATCTGGAAAATGAAATGAAACAGATTCTTTCCCAGCTTAAAATTACTGATCTGGATGCTAAAATGGGAACTCTTTCCGGAGGACAGATCAAACGTGTAGCGCTGGCTAAACTTTTAACAGAGACAAGAGCCGAGCACAGACACACTCTTCTTATCATGGATGAACCTACCAACCACCTGGATGTAAACATGGTGGAATGGCTTGAAAACTATCTGAATAAGGCAAAAATCACGTTATTGCTTGTTACTCACGACCGATATTTCCTTGACAGTGTTTGTGATATAATCTGGGAAATGGAAGATCAGAATCTTTATTTTCACAACGGTTCGTATGCTACTTATCTTGAGAATAAGATGATTCGTGAGGAAAATCTTAATGCTACGATTGATAAGGCGAACAACCTTTACAGAAAGGAACTGGAATGGATGCGAAGACAGCCAAAAGCCAGAACTACAAAGTCAAAAAGCAGAATCGATGCTTTCTACGAAACTGAAAAAGTAGCCAAAACCGACACCAGAAAAGACGGGCTTGAGCTGGATTTTGAAATGAAGCGTCTGGGAAATAAAATTCTTGAACTCAAAAATATTGATAAGAGTTTTGGACCTAAAGTTCTGTTAAAAGATTTCAGCTACCAGTTTCAGCGTGGAGAAAAAGTTGGAATCATTGGAAAGAACGGTGCGGGAAAATCTACCCTGCTAAATATTATTCAGGGTCTTGAAAAGGCTGATAAGGGTGAAATTGAAACAGGAGAAACTATTTCTTTCGGTTATTTCTCACAAAAAGGTCTTACTTATAAAGAGGATGAGCGTGTCATTGATTTCATCAAGGAAATTGCAGAATTTTATCCGCTAGCTAACGGAAAAAGTTTATCTGCTTCACAGTTTTTAAGATTGTTCTTATTTGATGATCAGACTCAATATTCTCCCATTTCTAAACTTTCGGGAGGAGAAAAAAGAAGACTTCACCTGATGTATATTTTGTATCAAAATCCTAACTTTTTGATTTTTGATGAGCCTACGAATGATCTGGATCTTCCTACATTGACGGTTTTAGAAAATTTCCTTCAGCAATTCCAGGGATCTTTGATTATCGTTTCCCACGACAGATATTTTATGGACAGAATTGTAGATCACGTTCTGGCTTTTGAGGGAGAAGGAAAAATCAGAGATTTTGTTGGAAACTTCTCAGAATACAGAGAAGCAAGAAGCCGCGAGGAAGCATTAGAAAAAAATACAGCTGTAAAACCTGAGCCTGTAAAAGAAGCAGTTTCTTCAGCAGAGAGTACTCAGCCTTCCCATTCTAAAAGAAAACTAACTTTTAAAGAACAAAGAGAACTGGAAACGATTGAAAAAGAAATGCCTGCACTGGAAGAACAGCGCTCCAAAATTCTGGACAATCTCAACAATGAAGCTGATTATGAAAAGATAGCCAAACTTTCTTCAGAACTGGAAACTGTTTCAGAAAAACTGGAGAACCATGAAATGAGATGGCTGGAGCTTCAGGAACTCCTTTAA